From Candidatus Tanganyikabacteria bacterium, the proteins below share one genomic window:
- a CDS encoding glucose-1-phosphate thymidylyltransferase codes for MKGLILSGGKGTRLRPITHTAAKQLVPVANKPILYYAIEALRDAGIRDIGIIVGETREEVRAAVGDGSRWGARISYIQQEAPLGLAHAVKISEEFMAGESFVMYLGDNLIRGGIGDFVRQFDASRPDAMVLLAKVPDPSQFGVAELNGDGHITRLQEKPREPKSDLALVGVYLFTRAIFPAVHAIKPSRRGELEITDAIQYLVDDAKRVLPHVITGWWKDTGKLADMLEANRIMLDDIKDADVQGRLEGGTQIQGRVVVAPGSHLVDCTVRGPVVIGENCRLERTFVGPYTSIGPDVTITGTEIEHSIVLSGSRIQDPGARIVDSLLGKNVEVGRSSDLPRAFRLMLGDSSQVTIP; via the coding sequence ATGAAAGGGCTGATTCTAAGTGGCGGGAAGGGCACCCGGTTGCGGCCCATCACGCACACCGCCGCCAAGCAACTGGTGCCGGTGGCCAATAAACCCATCCTCTACTACGCGATCGAGGCCCTGCGCGACGCCGGCATCCGCGACATCGGCATCATCGTCGGCGAAACCCGCGAAGAGGTCCGCGCGGCGGTAGGCGACGGCTCGCGGTGGGGCGCCCGCATCTCCTACATCCAGCAGGAGGCGCCGCTGGGGCTGGCGCATGCGGTCAAGATCTCCGAGGAGTTCATGGCCGGCGAGAGCTTCGTGATGTACCTGGGCGACAATCTCATCCGGGGCGGCATCGGCGACTTCGTCAGGCAGTTCGACGCGTCGCGCCCCGACGCCATGGTCCTGCTCGCCAAGGTCCCGGATCCCAGCCAGTTCGGGGTGGCCGAACTCAACGGCGACGGGCACATCACCCGGCTCCAGGAGAAGCCCAGGGAGCCCAAGAGCGACCTGGCGCTGGTAGGCGTCTACCTTTTCACGCGGGCCATCTTCCCGGCCGTCCACGCCATCAAGCCGTCGCGCCGCGGCGAACTGGAGATCACCGACGCGATCCAGTACCTGGTCGACGACGCCAAGCGGGTTCTGCCCCACGTCATCACCGGCTGGTGGAAGGACACCGGCAAGCTGGCCGACATGCTCGAGGCCAACCGCATCATGCTCGACGACATCAAGGATGCCGACGTGCAGGGCCGTCTCGAAGGCGGCACCCAGATCCAGGGCCGGGTCGTCGTCGCGCCGGGCTCCCACCTCGTCGACTGCACCGTCCGGGGGCCGGTGGTGATCGGTGAGAATTGTCGCCTGGAGCGCACGTTTGTCGGCCCCTACACGTCCATCGGGCCCGACGTCACGATCACGGGCACCGAGATAGAGCACTCGATCGTGCTTTCCGGCAGCCGGATTCAAGACCCGGGCGCGCGCATCGTCGACAGCCTCCTGGGCAAGAACGTCGAGGTCGGCCGCTCGAGCGACCTGCCGCGGGCCTTTCGCCTGATGCTGGGCGACAGCAGCCAGGTGACGATTCCGTAG
- the rfbB gene encoding dTDP-glucose 4,6-dehydratase, with protein sequence MKILVTGGAGFIGSNLVRFLADTYPLDYIVNLDALTYAGNRESVRDLDTKPNYQFVHGDVTDADLIDGLMAGVDAVMHLAAESHVDRSISDPGAFVRTNVVGSQVLLEAARRHKVGRFLYVSTDEVMGSLGPAGLFDEETPLAPNSPYSASKAGGELLARAFFHTYGLETLITRCSNNYGPYQFPEKLIPFFLLELLDGGTVPLYGDGLNVRDWLYVEDHCRALDVVLRRGTPGQVYCVGGNCERTNAEITHFLLAATGRGKDAIRYVQDRPGHDRRYAIDAGKIKRELGWEPAHDFQSGMTATIAWYNANAWWWRPLRERALDPARAAANQQPAQPGVAAAP encoded by the coding sequence ATGAAGATCCTCGTCACCGGCGGCGCCGGCTTCATCGGCTCGAACCTGGTCCGATTCCTGGCCGACACCTATCCCCTGGATTACATCGTCAACCTCGACGCGCTGACTTATGCCGGCAACCGCGAGAGCGTACGAGATCTCGACACGAAGCCCAACTACCAGTTCGTCCATGGCGACGTCACGGACGCCGACCTGATCGACGGGTTGATGGCGGGAGTGGACGCGGTGATGCACCTGGCCGCGGAGAGCCACGTCGACCGCTCCATCTCGGATCCCGGGGCCTTCGTGCGCACCAACGTGGTCGGTTCGCAGGTCTTGCTGGAAGCGGCACGCCGGCACAAGGTCGGCCGTTTCCTCTACGTGAGCACCGACGAGGTGATGGGCAGCCTCGGTCCGGCCGGCCTGTTCGACGAGGAGACGCCCCTGGCGCCCAATTCGCCGTACTCGGCTTCCAAGGCGGGCGGCGAACTGCTCGCCCGGGCGTTCTTCCACACGTACGGCCTGGAGACCCTCATCACGCGCTGCTCCAACAACTACGGGCCCTATCAGTTCCCGGAGAAGCTGATCCCGTTCTTCCTGCTGGAACTGCTGGACGGCGGCACGGTGCCCCTCTACGGCGACGGCCTCAACGTCCGGGACTGGCTCTACGTCGAGGATCATTGCCGGGCGCTGGATGTGGTCCTGCGCCGCGGGACGCCGGGACAGGTCTACTGCGTCGGCGGCAACTGCGAGCGCACGAATGCCGAGATCACGCACTTCCTGCTGGCGGCCACCGGCCGCGGCAAGGACGCCATTCGCTACGTCCAGGACCGCCCCGGGCATGACCGCCGCTACGCGATCGACGCCGGCAAGATCAAGCGGGAGCTTGGCTGGGAGCCGGCCCATGACTTCCAATCCGGCATGACTGCTACAATTGCGTGGTACAATGCCAACGCTTGGTGGTGGCGTCCGCTGCGTGAGCGGGCCCTCGATCCCGCCCGGGCCGCGGCCAATCAACAGCCGGCGCAGCCCGGAGTCGCCGCCGCGCCATAG
- a CDS encoding UDP-glucose/GDP-mannose dehydrogenase family protein, producing MKVCVVGVGYVGLVTGTCLAYLGHDVVAVDSNSEKIETLRAGGCPIYEPGLPELLAMVRERGAIRFETDLTASVRQADIVFIAVGTPPTPSGDPDLSFVANVARSIGAALDRAKLRVIVNKSTVPIGSGDWVAMLVEEGVNATLPVGAPRGSGSLAPADAKPDFLVASNPEFLREGTAIHDTLYPDRIVLGSLDARAQSVLRELYAPILEQTFVAPGCAPRPDGSGAVPLVTTDLASAELIKYAANAFLATKISFINEMANLCEKVGADVGEVAKGIGLDSRIGHRFLNAGLGWGGSCFRKDISALIATAQDYGYETRLLRAAIEVNEAQRHVVIVKLQEALKILKGKVVGLLGLAFKPDTDDLRDAPSLDIARQLTRMGARVRAYDPVAMPNCQAQYPDLELIYAEDPVDLAWGCDALVLVTEWSEFTTIELSRLKAGMRGNVLVDGRNLYGHAAAQAAGFQYLGVGR from the coding sequence TTGAAAGTCTGTGTTGTGGGTGTCGGGTACGTCGGCCTGGTCACGGGCACGTGCCTGGCCTACCTGGGCCACGACGTCGTGGCGGTCGATTCCAACAGCGAGAAAATCGAGACGCTCCGCGCCGGCGGCTGCCCGATCTACGAGCCGGGACTGCCCGAACTGCTTGCGATGGTGCGGGAGCGCGGCGCCATCCGCTTCGAGACCGATCTGACCGCGTCCGTGCGCCAGGCCGACATCGTCTTCATCGCCGTCGGAACGCCGCCGACGCCCTCGGGCGATCCCGATCTCTCCTTCGTCGCGAACGTGGCGCGCTCCATCGGCGCCGCGCTGGACCGGGCCAAGCTGCGCGTCATCGTCAACAAGTCAACCGTTCCCATCGGCTCGGGCGACTGGGTGGCGATGCTCGTGGAGGAAGGCGTGAACGCCACGCTGCCGGTCGGCGCCCCTCGGGGATCGGGATCCCTGGCGCCGGCGGACGCGAAGCCGGATTTCCTGGTCGCGTCCAACCCGGAATTCTTGCGCGAGGGAACGGCCATTCATGACACGCTGTACCCCGACCGCATCGTGCTGGGGTCGCTGGATGCGCGTGCCCAGTCGGTCTTGCGGGAGCTGTACGCTCCCATCCTCGAGCAGACCTTCGTGGCGCCCGGTTGCGCTCCGAGGCCTGACGGCTCCGGCGCTGTGCCCCTGGTGACGACCGACCTGGCGTCGGCGGAGCTCATCAAGTACGCGGCCAACGCCTTCCTCGCCACCAAGATCAGCTTCATCAACGAGATGGCCAACCTCTGCGAGAAGGTGGGCGCCGACGTCGGGGAAGTGGCCAAGGGCATCGGCCTGGATTCCCGGATCGGCCACCGCTTCCTCAACGCCGGCCTGGGCTGGGGCGGCTCTTGCTTCCGGAAGGACATCTCGGCGCTCATTGCCACGGCCCAGGACTACGGGTACGAAACGCGGCTCCTCCGGGCGGCGATCGAGGTCAACGAGGCGCAACGCCACGTCGTCATCGTCAAGCTCCAGGAGGCGCTCAAGATCCTCAAGGGCAAGGTCGTGGGCCTGCTCGGCCTGGCATTCAAGCCGGATACGGACGATCTGCGGGACGCGCCGAGCCTGGATATCGCCCGGCAGCTCACCCGTATGGGGGCGCGCGTCCGGGCCTACGATCCTGTCGCGATGCCGAATTGTCAGGCGCAGTACCCCGACCTCGAGCTGATCTATGCGGAGGATCCCGTGGATCTGGCCTGGGGCTGCGATGCGCTCGTGCTGGTGACCGAGTGGTCTGAATTCACGACGATCGAGCTTTCCCGCCTCAAGGCCGGAATGCGCGGCAACGTCCTGGTCGACGGTCGCAACCTGTACGGGCACGCTGCGGCGCAGGCGGCGGGATTCCAGTACCTGGGCGTGGGGAGGTAG
- a CDS encoding SDR family oxidoreductase, whose product MRVVITGGAGFIGSHLAELFLAEGHRVVVLDNLVTGDILNVAHLREDPEFEFIYHDVSNHIHVTGTVDWVLHLASPASPPDYLTFPIQTLKVGALGTHNALGLACAKSARFLLASTSEVYGDPLEHPQPETYWGNVNPIGPRGVYDEAKRFAEALVMAYHRQHNLDTRIVRIFNTYGPRMRPDDGRVVSTFINQALHGEPLTVFGDGSQTRSFQHVSDLVRGIRLLMDSGVTDPVNIGNPEEFTIRDFADLVLRVTGAKSEVSFKPLPTDDPRQRRPDISRARELLGWKPEVSVEDGITQLVFWYRERMDISPARASA is encoded by the coding sequence ATGCGAGTCGTCATCACGGGCGGAGCGGGCTTCATCGGGTCCCATCTGGCCGAACTCTTCCTGGCCGAGGGCCATCGCGTCGTGGTCCTCGACAACCTGGTGACCGGCGACATTCTCAACGTCGCCCACCTCAGGGAGGATCCCGAGTTCGAGTTCATCTACCACGACGTCTCGAACCACATTCACGTCACGGGCACGGTGGACTGGGTTCTGCACCTCGCATCTCCCGCGTCTCCCCCCGACTACCTCACGTTTCCGATCCAGACGCTCAAGGTCGGTGCGCTTGGCACCCACAATGCCCTGGGCCTCGCCTGCGCCAAGTCGGCCAGGTTCCTGCTGGCCTCGACGTCCGAGGTGTACGGCGATCCCCTGGAGCATCCGCAGCCCGAGACATACTGGGGCAACGTCAACCCGATCGGGCCGCGCGGCGTGTACGACGAGGCCAAGCGCTTCGCCGAGGCACTGGTCATGGCCTACCACAGGCAGCACAACCTCGACACGCGCATCGTGCGGATCTTCAACACCTACGGCCCGCGCATGCGGCCCGACGACGGCCGCGTCGTGTCCACGTTCATCAACCAGGCGCTGCACGGCGAGCCGTTGACGGTCTTCGGCGACGGCAGCCAGACGCGCAGCTTCCAGCACGTGAGCGACCTGGTCAGGGGCATCCGCCTGCTCATGGATTCCGGCGTCACCGACCCGGTCAACATCGGCAATCCCGAGGAGTTCACCATCAGGGATTTCGCCGATCTGGTCCTGCGCGTCACGGGAGCGAAGTCGGAAGTCTCATTCAAGCCGTTGCCGACCGACGATCCCAGGCAACGCCGCCCGGACATCTCGCGTGCGCGCGAACTGCTGGGCTGGAAGCCGGAAGTGTCGGTCGAGGACGGCATCACGCAACTCGTCTTCTGGTACCGGGAGCGGATGGACATTTCCCCCGCCCGCGCAAGCGCCTAG